One window of Silvimonas iriomotensis genomic DNA carries:
- a CDS encoding HPP family protein, producing the protein MTHFLQWLRGFVPAPSTASLRERLLGCVGAGLGLLVTETISRHALGGLNPWFIAPMGASAVLLFAVPSSPLAQPWSIIGGNLVAATIGVACGMLIGHNGLGAGLAGALAIGAMFKLRCLHPPSGAVALTAVIGGPAVAQLGFHFVIWPVLLNSLLLLAFALVFNNALQRRYPHRPHVQPNVHHTSDPKPTLRIGVTPDDLEAVLKSRGEEVDISRDDLEDILFAAELRAHRRHFGTVRCDEIMSRDVISVRPDTLLGQAWALLAEHRVTALPVVNAQEQVVGIVSLHDFLIDSAARQPLPQLRRVELEDKVASIMTTRVLRARAEQPIDELVTLFSDRGLHHMPVVDGERLVGMITQSDLLAALYKNQAALMA; encoded by the coding sequence ATGACGCACTTTTTACAATGGCTGCGCGGCTTTGTGCCGGCGCCATCAACCGCCAGCTTGCGCGAGCGCTTGCTGGGTTGCGTGGGTGCCGGCCTGGGTTTGCTGGTGACCGAGACCATCAGCCGCCATGCGCTGGGTGGCTTGAACCCCTGGTTCATCGCACCCATGGGGGCCTCGGCCGTGTTGTTGTTTGCGGTGCCCTCCAGTCCGCTGGCGCAGCCATGGTCCATCATCGGCGGCAATCTGGTGGCGGCCACCATTGGCGTGGCCTGCGGCATGCTGATCGGCCACAACGGCCTGGGCGCAGGTCTGGCCGGCGCGCTGGCCATTGGCGCTATGTTCAAACTGCGTTGTCTGCATCCGCCCAGCGGTGCGGTGGCGCTCACTGCCGTGATTGGCGGGCCGGCGGTAGCGCAACTGGGGTTTCACTTTGTGATCTGGCCTGTGTTGCTGAACTCGCTGCTGTTGCTGGCCTTTGCGCTGGTTTTCAACAACGCCCTGCAACGACGTTATCCGCACCGGCCGCATGTCCAACCCAATGTGCATCACACCTCTGACCCCAAGCCCACACTGCGCATTGGTGTCACGCCCGACGATCTTGAAGCCGTACTGAAAAGCCGCGGCGAAGAAGTGGATATCAGCCGCGACGATCTGGAAGACATCCTGTTCGCCGCCGAACTGCGGGCGCACCGCCGCCACTTTGGCACGGTACGGTGCGATGAAATCATGTCGCGTGATGTGATCTCGGTACGGCCGGACACGCTGCTGGGCCAGGCCTGGGCCTTGCTGGCAGAACACCGCGTCACCGCCCTGCCCGTGGTGAATGCGCAGGAACAGGTTGTGGGTATTGTGTCGCTGCACGATTTTCTGATCGATAGCGCAGCCAGACAGCCCTTGCCGCAATTGCGGCGGGTGGAGCTGGAAGACAAAGTGGCCAGCATCATGACCACGCGCGTTCTTCGCGCCCGGGCAGAACAACCGATCGACGAACTGGTGACCCTGTTTTCTGATCGCGGCTTGCACCACATGCCGGTGGTCGATGGCGAGCGCCTGGTGGGCATGATCACCCAGTCTGACTTGCTGGCTGCCTTGTACAAAAACCAGGCCGCGCTGATGGCGTAA